The window AAGGGCCAGGTCATTGTCGGGGAAGATGGGGTCGTGAAGGGCACGATTACGGCTGGTGTTTTGATCAGCAGCGGGCGCATCAAAGCGACGGTGACGGCGAGTGAGCGGGTGCAATTGCTCAAGACCGGCCTGCTGATGGGCGATGTGCATACGCCGATGTTTGGGATGGAGGAAGGCGCCAAATTTCAGGGGACGAGCGATATGGGCGTCACGACATGGCCCGAGGAAGCGCCGCGCCAGCCGGCTCATCCGCGCGAGCAGGCCAGCCACCGAAACCGTCCGGTGGCCCTCATCGGGAAAGAGTCTGATTTGTAGGACGTGTGACTCCATGCCGGGGCGTGCCTCTGTTGTGCGGCACCGCCCCTTATTCTCTCATTCCGCGCGTACGGCCTTCCTGCGGTGACAAGCGGCCCTGGATCTGCTATCAACGACGCGTGCGTTCACCTGAGCCGGCGGCCTCTATGATTCGTCCGCAACTGTTCACCATCGTGTTCTTCGCCCTCCTGGCGTTGTTGCTGTATCAAATTGGACTGATTCTTCAGCCATTCCTCTTCCCGGCCTTGTGGGCCGGCCTGCTGGCTCATTGGGTGTTCCCTCTCCACCGCCGGTTGACGCTGGTCGTGGGGGGGCGTGATGCGCTGGCTGCCGGGTGCCTGACCTTCGGGGTGCTGACGGTGGTCGTGGTGCCCTTGGTGTGGATGAGTGCGCTGCTGGTGGGCGAAGCGGGGGCGGTGGATCAGGCGGTGAGGGAGTGGATCGCGGCCGGGGGATTGCAGCAGCTGCCGGAGCGTGTGGCCGCGGTGCCGCTGATCGGCAAGGGGTTGCGCTCGCTGGTGACGGCCGACAGGATGCAGGCGCTGTCGATGGAGGATTCGGTGATGGCCGGGGCCAAGTGGCTGAGCCAGTTTTTGGTGAGTCAGGTGGGGGATGTGCTCAAGAATGCCGTGGTGCTCGTGAGCAATTTTTTCATCATGCTGTTGGTGCTGTTCTTTTTGCTCAAAGACGGCGAGCGCTGGCTGGCCGGGCTGTATGCATTGATTCCCATGGACGAGTCGCATAAGCGGAAGATCGTGACCCGGCTGGACCAGACGGTGCGGGCGGTGGTGAAGGGGATGTTGGTGACGGCGATGGTGCAGGGCGTGCTGGCGGGGCTGGCCTATCTGGTGCTGGCGGTTCCGTTTCCGGTGGTGCTCACGGCGCTGACCATCGTGCTGGCGCCGATTCCCTTCGGCGGCACGGCGCTGGTATGGGGGCCGGTGGTCCTGTATCTGTTGTGGATCGGTGCGGTCGGGAAGGCGCTGGGGATGCTGGTTTGGGGCGTCGGCGTGGTCTCGATGGTCGATCAGTTTCTCCGTCCCTGGCTGATCGGACAGGAGGTGCAGATTCCCGTCCTGCTGCTGGTGCTGTCCGTGCTCGGCGGGCTGGCGTTGTATGGGCTGATCGGGCTCTTTGTTGGCCCGATCATCATCAGTCTCTTCATGACGGCCGTCCAAATTTACCGGGAAGAATATTACGCGCCGGCCCCCGTGGCGTCGACGAATCCTCCCTCTCCGGTGTAAGGCTCGGAGCATCCGGCATTCGCACGCGCCGCGCCATGTCTGCGTGGCCGAACGTCTTTCCCTACTCCAGCGGAATCGTGATCGCAATGCCTCCCATGACATCGTTCACTTTGAAGTCCCGCTTGGGACTCAGCGGATGGCTGTTATGGCAGATGATGCAGGTCGGAGAGACCGCGCGATCGGCGTAGATGGCTTGGAAGAACTGCTTTTTCCCGCTGGCGACCATGCCCATGACGGGCTGGTTCGGTTGGCGTGCAAGGGTTTCCAGGGCGTTCCGCTCAAAGTCGGTGGCGGGGGCGTTGCGCTGATAGATTGGGGAGAGGCCGATCAGCCGGTACCGGATACCGCGGCCGCTTTCGGCGACGATCCGTCCCGAATGCTGCAGAAACTGGGCGGGCAGCGGCAGCGCATTGTCCTGTTCCCAATGCTCGCTGGCCTTCACAATGCCTTTCTCCTGCATGCGCGTCACCACTTGGGTCGTGTAGATCGTCCGATCGGCTTGGACGATCGCATGCACATAGTCGGCGACCTTTTCGGGCGAGATGCCTTGAGCTGCGGGCGGCTCTTTTGCCGACGGAGAGAAGGGAATCGCCAGCAGGCTTCCGATCATGATCGTGACGGCTGCGGCTCCGAGCGCGGTGCGGAAGCGGTCCATGGCTCCTCCTCGGGTGATGGCGGGGGGGGGATCGCCGGAAGGGTCATGATGCAGGTCGTGCCCTGTCCTTCACGACTGTCGATTCGAAGGTCTCCCCCGAATTTTCTGATGATGCGGCGGGCGACGGTCAGGCCCAACCCCGATCCCTCCCCTTGTTCTTTGGTAGTGAAAAACGGATCGAAAACTTTTGCCAGATGGTGCGGGGCAATCCCGGGACCGGTGTCGGTAATTTCGGCTATGGCAAACCGGTCGGCGACGGCGGTGCTGATGCGCACCGTGCCGACGCCTTTCATGGCCTGCACCGCGTTCATGAGCAAATTCATCACAGCCTGCCGGAGCTGATCCGGGAGCGCCAGGACCATGGTCTTGCCGGAAAAGAGTTTTTCGATCGTGATCTGCCGCATGTCGGCGGCGGTATGCATGGCGGCCAGTGCTTGATCGATCGTCTCCTCTATGCACACAGGGATGCGCTGATCCGAGCTTTCCCGCGTGGTCACTCCGGTGAAGTCGCGGATGATGGCGGCCATGCGCTGTCCCTGCGCGACGATATCGCGGGCATGGGACTGGGCGCGGGAGAGGTCGGTTTCGTCCAGAATGGCTTCTCCGAGGCCGACGATGCCGAACAGCGGATTGTTCAGTTCGTGCCCGATGCCGGCGGTCAGGACTCCGAGGCTGCCGGACTTCTCCGCCTGAATCAGCTGATCCTGCAGCCGGCTTTCGTCGGTGATGTCCCGCAGCACCAATCCAATTCGGGGCTCGATTCCCGGGCGGCCCGGGAGGCGGAACCACTGATAGTGATACGTGCGCGGCCCGATCTGCAGTTCCGAGCGGGATCGGGTGTGACCGGCGTCGTGACTCGCGGCCGGAGCGAGCGGGTCGCGCGGGTGCCCGCTCTGGGGTGGCGAGCCGGCTTCTTCTCCGGCAGCGTCCTGCCGCAGCTGCGAGTGCACGACGGTACCAAGCGGTTGCAGTGTGGCCAGAGAGAACGGCAGGGTGGCCTCCGGCGACAGGTGAAAGGCCGCGCGCGCGGCGCGATTCATGTATTGGACCGACTCCCGCGTATTGAGCAAGATGATGGGGGTCGGGACGGCGTCCAGGATTTGATCGGTGGATCGCTGGAGGTACGTGACCTCTTGGGTTTTGAGGGTCACTTGGTCGGTCAGCCCGGCAAAGGCGGCTTCCAACTGGGCGTTCATGCGGTTGAATTCATCGGCGAGGTCTTGCAGCTCGTCTCCCGTGCGGATGTCGATGGCGGTGCGGAGCTCCCCTCGTCCGATGGCCTGGGCCGCCTGTTGCAGCGTGCGCACAGGTGTGACAATGCGGCTGGCGGCGACATAGCCGAGCACGGCGAGGAGCGCAATGGCCACGCTGCCGAAGACCGTCATCCACATAAACAGATGCTGGATGGGGGCGAAGAGCTCGTCGGAGGATTGCCAGACGAATGTATGCCAGGAGCCGCCGCTGAGGGAGCCGTTGGTGGCCCGGCTGGTTTCCGGCAGCGGCGCAAAGCCGATAATGGAGGCGGTATGGCCTCCGTGCCCGTCACTGGGGGCTTCGACCCAGCCGGGCTGTAACAGGGTGATGAGCGGAGTCAGGCTTCTGTCGGAGAGCGCGACCCCGGTGGGGAGGATGGGGCAGCTCATGACGATTCCCCGGCTGTCGATCAACATGACGTGGCCGGTTTTCCCAAACCGGATCACATGGGTGGAGGGGGAAAAGAACTCTTTGGCGTCGATCACGCGGTGCAGCACGCCGACCACTTCGTAGCGCAGGCTGTCCATGACAGGCACCGAAATCGTAAAGACGTAGGCGTCCGCCTGCTTGTTGAAATGGACGTCTTCGATGTACAGCTTGCCGACGCCCTTGTTGTAGGCGCCTTGCCACCAGGGCGTCTGGCTGTGCCGGTAGCTCGGATTGGCCGTCATGGCGGCCACCAGCGTGCCCTGGAGATCGGTGAGAAAGAGCATCTTCGTGGCCGAGCGCACCACCTGGGGGAGCAGTTGATCGGGGGCGCTGCGCGTGCCGGTGTAGTACTCCTGTAAGAGCGCGGCGAGGGGGCTGCCGTTGATCTGCTTGACGAGGCCGGGGTCGCGGGCTGCCCATCGGGATTCTTCATCGGTTGGGCCCTGGGCTTGGCGGTTCGCGAGCGCATCCCGCCGACGCTCGAGTTCCTGGACGACCAGAGGGTCGTTCGCAATGCGCGCGGTGCGCGCCACTTCGTCGGCGACCAGCAGATCGAGCTTTCTGGCCGCCTCGGTGGCGAGCGCTTTGAAGCTTTCTCCGTTGACGTCGCGAATTTCTTGCGATCCTTGCCAGAAGGCCATGCTCAACCCGACGACGAGCGGGACGACCCCGACGAAGAGCATCGAAAGGATCAGCTTGGCCTTGAGGCCCCACCGGGTGCCTTGTCGCGTGTAGAGGGACTGTGCCGGCCTGGGTGTCGCCATGGGGTCACGCTGAAGTGGTGCGGGGCAAGGTGATGGTGAAGGTGCTGCCGCGGCCGATGTCGCTGGTTACCGCGATCGTGCCGTGCATCTGATGGATCACGTGCTTGATATTATACAGCCCTAACCCGGTGCCCTTTCCGGGAGGCTTGGTCGTAAAAAACGGCTCGAAGATTTCGTGGAACAGCTCGGGCGGAATGCCGCAGCCCGTATCCGACACCTGAATGGACACACCCGTGTCCTCGGCTACGGTGCGCAGCGTCAGGGTGCCGCCGTGCTCCATCGCCTGGACGGCGTTCGTGATGAGATTGACGAAGACGTGCAGGAGCTCGTCGGCATTCCCCGGCACGGCGGCGTCCGGCGCATAGGCCTTGACCACCGCGATGTCTTGAAAGGCGACGGCGTAGCGGGCGATTTTGAGGGCATCGTCGAGCTTTGTGTTCACGTCTACCAGGCTCTGTTGGTGGGCGGCGGACCGCCGGGCGTAGGAGGTGAGATCGCGGCAGATCGCCGTCGTCCGCTTGACGGCTTCGATAATCTCGCGCGCGTGCTCGTGGACGGTGGAAAGATCCGTTTCGTCCGCCAGATTTTCAGCCAGCCCGAGGATGAGCTGCAGCGGGTTATTGATGTCGTGGGCGATTCCGGCCGCGAAGGACCCGATTCCCGCGAGTTTTTCAGCGTGGAGGAGTTCGGCCTGCAGCGCGGACTCGTGCTGCACCAGTTCCCAGACGACGCGGGAGGCCGATCCGCTGAGGATGTCGAGGCCGGGCCGGGCGTCACGGCGCAGGCGTTGATCCATCGCGGGGTCTCCGGTCACATCCAGGATCAGTTGGGTGTGGTGGTTGTGGAGAAGATCGTCGATGTGTTCGACCACGGGGATGTGCAGATCGCGCGCCCGTTGCAGGCCGGGGGCTTGCGGATTGCGGTCGCTGATGCCGACGATGTCAATCGCGGGAATTTGATGCAGCAGGTCCAGCAGGGCGGTCCCGCCCCGCCCCGCCCCGATGATGGCGACTTTGGCGGGAGCGGCGGGCAGTGGG is drawn from Nitrospira sp. and contains these coding sequences:
- a CDS encoding polymer-forming cytoskeletal protein, whose protein sequence is MKKNGFDDGNITLLAKGVELKGEIRVDGTVRIDGRLEGDIYTKGQVIVGEDGVVKGTITAGVLISSGRIKATVTASERVQLLKTGLLMGDVHTPMFGMEEGAKFQGTSDMGVTTWPEEAPRQPAHPREQASHRNRPVALIGKESDL
- a CDS encoding AI-2E family transporter, whose translation is MIRPQLFTIVFFALLALLLYQIGLILQPFLFPALWAGLLAHWVFPLHRRLTLVVGGRDALAAGCLTFGVLTVVVVPLVWMSALLVGEAGAVDQAVREWIAAGGLQQLPERVAAVPLIGKGLRSLVTADRMQALSMEDSVMAGAKWLSQFLVSQVGDVLKNAVVLVSNFFIMLLVLFFLLKDGERWLAGLYALIPMDESHKRKIVTRLDQTVRAVVKGMLVTAMVQGVLAGLAYLVLAVPFPVVLTALTIVLAPIPFGGTALVWGPVVLYLLWIGAVGKALGMLVWGVGVVSMVDQFLRPWLIGQEVQIPVLLLVLSVLGGLALYGLIGLFVGPIIISLFMTAVQIYREEYYAPAPVASTNPPSPV
- a CDS encoding DUF3365 domain-containing protein: MDRFRTALGAAAVTIMIGSLLAIPFSPSAKEPPAAQGISPEKVADYVHAIVQADRTIYTTQVVTRMQEKGIVKASEHWEQDNALPLPAQFLQHSGRIVAESGRGIRYRLIGLSPIYQRNAPATDFERNALETLARQPNQPVMGMVASGKKQFFQAIYADRAVSPTCIICHNSHPLSPKRDFKVNDVMGGIAITIPLE
- a CDS encoding ATP-binding protein gives rise to the protein MATPRPAQSLYTRQGTRWGLKAKLILSMLFVGVVPLVVGLSMAFWQGSQEIRDVNGESFKALATEAARKLDLLVADEVARTARIANDPLVVQELERRRDALANRQAQGPTDEESRWAARDPGLVKQINGSPLAALLQEYYTGTRSAPDQLLPQVVRSATKMLFLTDLQGTLVAAMTANPSYRHSQTPWWQGAYNKGVGKLYIEDVHFNKQADAYVFTISVPVMDSLRYEVVGVLHRVIDAKEFFSPSTHVIRFGKTGHVMLIDSRGIVMSCPILPTGVALSDRSLTPLITLLQPGWVEAPSDGHGGHTASIIGFAPLPETSRATNGSLSGGSWHTFVWQSSDELFAPIQHLFMWMTVFGSVAIALLAVLGYVAASRIVTPVRTLQQAAQAIGRGELRTAIDIRTGDELQDLADEFNRMNAQLEAAFAGLTDQVTLKTQEVTYLQRSTDQILDAVPTPIILLNTRESVQYMNRAARAAFHLSPEATLPFSLATLQPLGTVVHSQLRQDAAGEEAGSPPQSGHPRDPLAPAASHDAGHTRSRSELQIGPRTYHYQWFRLPGRPGIEPRIGLVLRDITDESRLQDQLIQAEKSGSLGVLTAGIGHELNNPLFGIVGLGEAILDETDLSRAQSHARDIVAQGQRMAAIIRDFTGVTTRESSDQRIPVCIEETIDQALAAMHTAADMRQITIEKLFSGKTMVLALPDQLRQAVMNLLMNAVQAMKGVGTVRISTAVADRFAIAEITDTGPGIAPHHLAKVFDPFFTTKEQGEGSGLGLTVARRIIRKFGGDLRIDSREGQGTTCIMTLPAIPPPPSPEEEPWTASAPRSEPQPSRS
- a CDS encoding ATP-binding protein, with the translated sequence MSTSHPLPAAPAKVAIIGAGRGGTALLDLLHQIPAIDIVGISDRNPQAPGLQRARDLHIPVVEHIDDLLHNHHTQLILDVTGDPAMDQRLRRDARPGLDILSGSASRVVWELVQHESALQAELLHAEKLAGIGSFAAGIAHDINNPLQLILGLAENLADETDLSTVHEHAREIIEAVKRTTAICRDLTSYARRSAAHQQSLVDVNTKLDDALKIARYAVAFQDIAVVKAYAPDAAVPGNADELLHVFVNLITNAVQAMEHGGTLTLRTVAEDTGVSIQVSDTGCGIPPELFHEIFEPFFTTKPPGKGTGLGLYNIKHVIHQMHGTIAVTSDIGRGSTFTITLPRTTSA